From Manihot esculenta cultivar AM560-2 chromosome 18, M.esculenta_v8, whole genome shotgun sequence:
ATAAATTTGGCCACGTAATTTACAGTGCAAAAACTTAGTAAACCAGGGCGATGGTATGTCTTGTCACTGGGTCAGTAGCCAAGTCAATAAGCTAGCCCACTCTCCAGCAACAATAGCTTTATTTAATGCTAGTCCTACAATTTATAACGAGCCTCCTACCTCTGTATTTTCTTTGTTATGTGATGATTCTACTTGATAAATAAAGTTGCTATTTTTCTTctcacagagagagagagcggGATGTGACACTGAGCTGCAAGAAACAAGAAACAACCAGCCCCGTGTAatatacacacacacatatatggCACACCCATGAATAAATCCTTTACGGAATGTagcagaagaaaaaaaaacatgtcTGCAGAATGTATCCCCCCCTGTGCTTGTGACAGCACAGACACAAATGTAAATTGGAATATTGAATTCTTCCAAGATAGCAAGATAAACCCTTAGTGAAACATTGACAATTGAACCATTGAAGAGAAGGTCCAGGAGACAGGAATTAGCAATTTATTTAGATTCATTTCTTAGTTTATAAGCTTCCAGTtattctaaattattttatttcagtaGTATTATTACATCCTTCATTTATGGGATGTTCCTATTTAGGAAAAGTAGCTAGAGGTTTAAGAAAAACTAACATCATCAGAATCAGTAGCCCTAAAGTTTAAACAGGAAAAACAAAATACCTTTAAGTTGATTTCTGATATTGGTGGGGAACTAACATCATCAGAAATGGCAGCCTTAAAGTCTTCAAATGTCCACGTTGATGACACCATAATCTGGGGATTGAAAtgttagaaattttaaaataatactaGTAGCAAACCGGGGGCGCATGTGCCTTACCTTCCCCGTTTTCAGTGCATCTTTTATACGAGTTTTATCATCATGATACTGCCATTGTGAAAAGGACAAAGGTGAGATGCATACATGCTGCAAATTTAAAACTTCAAGTGAAGGGGAAAGAGAGGCTTTGATAATCAGGCAGCAGTCATATTAGAGAATGCATACATAAATATATTAGAGAAtgcattatataattaattaatttaggcCAAATGCATAATTTGACCCCTCACCTTTTCATGAAAAGTCATTTTACCCCTCCCCCTCAACTTTATTTTTATCCTATTTACTCCTCAAATTATACAATTTGCCATTAATTTACATACTCATACCAAGGCCCATAAGTTTTAGATATGAGTGTGCTTGTGTGTGCGTGTCTGAGAAATAGAGACACAAAGGAACATAATGGATGACTCAGAACagcaatttaaaaagaaaaagaagtccAAGAGGAGGGGGGAAACACAAAGAATCAAGAAAACTTAAAGAACCCAAACACCCATGCATGCTTTTGTTTTCCAGTTATAAGTTGCAAATCAAAACACTTTTATACTCAAGTTCACAGTAAGCACAAATAGAACCATACAAGACAATATTCACAAAGCTCATCTTCACCAGTAGGACAAAATCAATGAGTTGTTCAACAGATATATAGATAAGCCCAACTTTAAACTGACATTGCAATGCATTCGTTAAATCATGGCAACAAAAGAGTGTGGTTTCTAGTAAAACTACTGAGAGTAAACATTAAGAAAACCTGCAAGCAAATGATATTGAAATCTTAAAGAAAACATATGCAGTAAGTCTGAAAAATTCACAATTGAAACTCACTGAGCCCATTAATCTTCTGATCAGAACAAAACTGAGTTAACTGAGTGCAATAAAATTTTGGAACCATCACTGatccaaaataaaatattgaccTTACCTTGTTATATTTCTTACCTAACTAATAAAATGTACCTCTTTCAAGGAATATTCTCCTCTCAAAAACAGACACAACAGTCTATATATACTCTTTTCTTTATTCACTAATTTGGTTATCTTGCTGTCAAATTTAGGACCAACCCCATAACCTAGCCACCAAAGCCAGGTCCCAGGAGCAGGTTGGATGTGAAACAATCACCTGTTTCTCTAACTCTTCAGCAACATCATCAAACAAATCTTTCGGTGTTGAACCAGAGGTGTTTGTTGCAACAGCATGATATTGAGGCAAGTCCTTAACCTACAACCAAAAGAGAAACAATTGAATATATTACCCAAATTCCGATTCACATACAGTTCATTGTTACTTATTTTATATAGCAATAATTATATGCATGTTAGACGCCACAATAAATCAAGTTTGTACCTTAGAACAATAATCAAGCCAGTGAGTTTTTGCTGTAAGAAACCCATCAGCAACATGGTCTTCCAACAATTTGCGAAACTGATCCCGGTTTTTGCGCTCAGCCCGTCTTAGTTGTTCCTTTCATTtggttaaaaataaaagattaaaaatagATATCAAGAGTATTGATGATCATGTGAATGGATGTACCTTCTGTATCTTCTTCTGTTGCTCTTCCTCCTTCTCCAAGTCACGGATATAGTCCTGCCACTGACACTATCAGTATGTAGTTCAACACACCTAATCATTTGTAAGCAAAAGAAAATACCTGGAAAATGAGTAAGCGGTCAAGTTTTTCAAGACGCAAGCACCTTTCATCATCCTCCAAGCGATCTTGTACTTTCCGCCATGGGCTATTTACCTAGAAATATGACATCAACCATGACCAGATCATGAATAAACAACCATGATATATTTGCTCTGTTCTCCCAGAAATACCTTAATGAAGTCGCAGGATTCcagaaattttttatattcagcTACATTCCGCCTGTGTTCCTCTGCAGCTTTTTCCCTTTCCTGTAAggcatattataaaaataggaTGGACAATGTTATAAATATCTCCTAGGCCCTTGAGCTATTCATTAGAATGAGAATATGATAAAAGGCCAAGAGAATATCAGGAGCCAACATGTGATTTCAGAGGCAATTTATTTCCACTGTACCACAAAAATGTGTAAGAACAACAGACTACATCTTTATCATTTCTGTCAAATGAGGAAACCACATAAATATCAATAGACCTCACATACATTTAGGCATTTCCCATGTCTTTACAAGATCACATTTTTTACTACTGAAATGCCAGATAGATAAAGATTCTATTCACACTTATATGCAGATACATGCTAGCACATAACTGAACTTAGTTTAGGTGGCACAAATATCTACCTTCCTTTCAAGTTCCACTATGTAGTTGTCAAAAAGATCCTCCCGATCTCTGGTTTTCTCAACAGCCTTGAACCGCTCATCATTTTCAAACAAACTTACGGCTTTGCTGATTGAAGAAAATATTCAGCCAAAACATTTATTAGGTAATTCTTCTCTAAGGTCATAAATTATACTGCATAGTAGAGGTGGTGATTTCTAAGTTCTAACCTAATCCAAACCCACTCAGAACAACCAAATTGACTCATAAATTTTAGGATCAAAGCCAACTCAAATGAActgaaatgatttatttttaaatttaaaaataaaaaggtaaAGAGAAGatcaaaattgaaatttgaaaataataataatttcaaacGTTATGAAAAGGACCCAAGGACTGAACTGAATCCCTAGAAGGCAACTCTCCTGAACCTACAAAAAACTAACTGACCTAACACCCAATAAAAAGTTAATGAATTAACCAAACCACCTCTGCTACACATGAAGAGCCTAGGGTTGAAgtcaaaacatcacataacataaggACAGATTTCAACCTCCATTTCATGGATGATGTGAGTTCCTTGGACtcctgaaatgagataaaaagcACCAAAAAGCATAAAAACTATCAGAAATACAGACAAGGGAGAAGAAGAGGCAgagaaatgaagaaaaagaataaacaaAAGACACATTCTCAGCTCTATATACATACTTCCAACATCTTGGTGAATTCCACTCGAGCTCTTTTCTGCCTCATGCGCCGCTCCTCAGCTTCTATTTTTTTCCTTTGACCCAAGTACTAAAGCTCAAAAGATTATGCAcaatacaaattaattaatgagtaaTTGGCAACTATAGAAATTCAATGCAAAACCATATACATTTTGATGTAATGTTTACCTCATTAAATGCTTGCTTCCGTTCACCAGGAGTTTTCAGAGCACTATATCTCTTGTCATTAATGATCTCTCTCATTGTCTAATATCAAATTTCAATATCAATCAGTAACAACTACTCGACAAAGAAATAAAACGGCAAGTATTATACAACCATGCTACCTGCTCCCATGTCCAATCAGATTGAACATTAGCTGATTCCAGGAGAGCTTTGAATGCATTTTTTGCCTCCTAAATAATTACATATGAAATTGCAAATCAATGAACAAAGACGCTGAAGAAGGCAGGTAGCATCATTATTTTCCAAATTTGCAAAGAAAGTTGAGCAAGCACAGAATCAACGAACTTTGTcggtagataaaaaaaaatagagaattaATTCTGGGTTAATACCTGTTTACTGGCAAATACTAAAGGTTCATCATCCAGGGCTTTCTCCTCTAATGGGATGGGATCACTTTTTCCTGCTACTGCTGTTCCTTTTCTCACTTCCTGGCAATACCACAACAAATGCACAcagaaaaatgaaataaattaaaatttctatcTCACACTTGAATGTATACTTTTCATAAGAAGAGCATTTTTAACTTGCAGAAATGAGCAAATCATCACAGAAATCTTGTTATAGGGTAAACCCCAATGgcttatgaaatatttttcagaAGAGCAAATAGCTTCATATAAAGACATACAAACAAAGACACAGAGCGAGAGAGTAATTGGTCCTTTTTTTCCCACAATTGCAACAAAAGTTGAAAAATTGCAATCCCAACTTATTGCTTTCAGAAATAGCCTTTGAAGAATGTAGCATACCTCAGCATCCAGCATGGATACTCCATCTACCGAACTGGCAGCAACTTGAGATGAAACATTATCAAGCCCACTTCTGTAATTGTTAAAAGATTAAGCAAGCAGCATTCAAAATATATGACAACTATGAATCATTCAAGATCATTAAGGAAGTgcagcagaaaaaaaaaaaaagggccaTACAATGATGCTGTCTTAGCATTAACTGAAGCAGCGGTAACACCAGCACTCCCTGAAACACCAGTGGGTAAAGCAGTCATGTTAACCACAGGGGGTTGGGCACCAGCAGCATTTGTTATGTTAGATTGTGCAACAGGCAGGGCTGATGAACCAGAAACTACCACTGCAGGATTAGAAACGGGAACAACAGGTGTGACTGGAAGTGGGCTTGAAGCTACCCCAAATATTCCTGGAGAACTGGAGCTAACTGGCGTAGCTGTAGTAGATGTTTCAGCCATGGTGACAGCAACAGCAGCTGGGGCATGAGAAGCTGCATCAGCAAGAGACTGTGTTCCTTGGCTATATGCTTGTTGAGCCTGTTCACGAGCtaactgaaaaaaaaattaaaaattaaaaaaaaaactcaatggTGTGATATCAGAAATGTAACACCAATGTGGGAAACAGTAACAGATTGCATTAGTATACCTTCAATTCGTCTGGTATAGACCACTTAGATTGCTTTGTAACCTTGTTATAGTAATATCTGCAGATGTCACTCCCTGATTAAATAGGGATCTCAAAGAGGAGAAGAGGGCCATAAAATTGAACCAGATTCCaattaaatttgtataaatgattactaataatgaGAAAATTAAAACCATCACGCACTTTTTCCCCTCTGGAGTGGTGAATTCCTTCCACACTGTTGACGCATCAGCTCTCTATCACATTCACATTAATTATCAAGTCAAGAGGCCAAATTAACAAGACAGACAATAAAGGCAGAATAATGGATATGAGATGTAAAATGGTACATGAATAGCCAGCAAAAGATAAACAACAACACTTACAAGTAATGGATAAGATGAGAGAAGAAATCCATGTGATTACTATCACTAAAAGATAACCAACACTAACAAATAATAACaatgataaatttataataaactgaagaagaagaaagtaaAACTTCCAGGATTAAATCTGTACATTCAGCAGCCAGACAAAAACATGAATTTGACAATGGACAACATCCTACTTTGGTTATAAAGAGAAAGGTAATATGCATGATTTCTATAATGTCCTACTTAGAGGATAAAATGAtaagtaatggacatgatttctATTTGCTTTATAAAAGCATAAAATGCCTAATTTCTGCAAtaatttctcttcttcttctttctcccctGAACTGCCCATTTGTTTTGTTCATTCAGAACTTGTCATAAGATTAACAGGTAAACAACAGTATAATGACAAAAAATGgcccatgattttttttttgtggttaaaaaaaaggaaaaaataaaagaaaatcaaagcAAGTAAAATATTGTGATTCTAGAGAAACATGCATGGATAGCACCACAAATCCACAATTAATTGAACAAATCATAAACATGCAGGAGCATCAAAGCATTAACCAGAGGAAGATACACAGGCAGACAAATTCAAGTAAACATGAGCAACCATAAATAGGCCAGGCCATGCCAGCAGGCTGAGGCTCACTGATTCCTGTCCCTGGAACTGAGGGCCACAGACAGAACTGTAGGGTCCCCCAATTGCAATTCCATGTCTGAGCCAATCCAATGGTTTTTCCTGTTTTAAGAAAGAAATGTGAAATGGCCAGGCcaagagaagagagaaaatgCTGCAGTTCCAGCTCAGACTTGTGGAGCTCCAGCCCTAGTCCAGGTTAGACCAGGACAGTTCTCAAACCAGACAGTGGCCCGTTCTAACTGTGTACTCTTCTAGAGAACCTCAGTGAACAAATGAGAAACACAACCAACCAACCAAATTCAATCAACAATTCCACATATAAACTTCTAGTCTAGATTGACTCACCTCAATTGCAGTCATCAATTCGAAAGGCTTCTCCCAACTAGATTGTTTTGTTCGTTTGTTGTAGTAATATCTGGAAAAAAGCATTCACTGTCTGTCAAGTATCATAGAAGGAAGAGGAATGCCATGAACGATTTCTAGACTAACTAATATAGAGGCAGAAGGTGATAATTATAAACTACAGCAATAAAATATGACTCATAAGAAGGGTGATATCAGCAGAAAACATTTTGAATAACATAACCAAGACAAagcaacaacaacaataataaaataacacaGCTACACAGAAAGCAAACCTCCTCCCATCAGAAGCTGTGTGCTCTTGCCAGTCAGATGAAGACTGTTGAACATTGACTGCCTGAAACTCCATTAAAAAAGGAAAGCATAAGAATCAATCAACTAGTAAATGGGCACATAAAAAGACCATTAAGTCTGAGAATAACTTAAACAATACCCAGGAGCTGTAAACTACTAAGTAATAACTGCTCTTGCCATTATAGAAAAATGAAATACAGTTAGGAGTATAAAGCATTTTGAGCAGCCATCATCATTTCAAAGAGCACATATACATGACAGCATCAAATCATGGGAAATTATTGATCCGATCATACAATCATTACCACTATTGCTTCATATTAAGCATCACACAATCAGAGAAACACACTTTATAATAGATGATCAATCCTTCGTACAAGACCTCATAAGGTTTCTTGTTAACATGCTACAATGCAAAACCCAAATCACTGATTGCTTGGATGACTGAAAGGGTGATAAACCAATCTGGCTGGTTGCTTatttagaaatataattttatccaAGTCTTTATGAACGTGAATATCAAAAACAAGTCTGACAGAAATTCTTTGAGGGATCTTCATCAACATGAacattacaaataaaatatGTCCAAAAAGGagcagaaaaagagaaaaggcaTATACTGCATCTGAGGAAGAAGATACAGAAGGCTGCTGCCCAGTTGGCTGTACTGCTGTAGCAACTGATACACCATTGCTTCCAGGGGCCAACCAAGGTTGTCCCCCTCCAGGAACAGCAGCTGCATGCATTTGAGGCATCGGCTGGAACTGGGATGATGCACTGACATTATTTTGTGGCTGGCCAAAAGAAGACGGAGtaaactgaaacatataaaatcATGGAAGTAAATGTGAAAGCTATTCTAAAAATCAAGCAACTAATGGAGGAGAGGAGGAATATGGCAGTGCGATCTTACAGTGTACGGTGATGAAAGAGGAACTGCAGAGGGGGCAGTTTGTTGCAATTGTGGTGGGCCCGCTGTCAGTGGCCTATTTGGATGAACATATGGCAAAGGTACACCTTGCGATGAAGGTGTAGCATGGCCAGGCTGATTTGGCCATTGTGGCAACTGCTGCATTGGTTGTGAAAACTGCAGCGACTGACTCTGACCAGCTGGAATCCCTTGTCCAACAGGTCGAAACTGTTGGGGAGCCACTGGAATGAATGGCTGCCCTTGATGTGGAGGACCTACCGGTCGAAACTGCAAGACATAGCACTTTAGACATAACTCCTAAAAGACAATCAAATTACAAAATGCCCAacataaaaaggagaaaaattacTTGAAAATAGGAACCAAGGATCCAAATGCAAGAGGACTAAATGGCTAATCCACATAACAGTGGCACACAAACAcagaaagaaagcaaaaagggttaagggagtaaactttatttaaaatgaatactTGGTGGAAAAGCGGTCAGAATCAATATTGAAAAGGTAGATATAAGCTTacagaaatttaaaatattattttatttttattttaaaattaaaaataaatatatatatcaaaaaatAGAAGACCTGTTTCTATGGCATTGAAGTATTAACAGACACATGCAAAACACAGAGCCAATTTCCTAGGACATAGTTGAATAGCTTAAATTATCAGCTCAGAAAATGAGTAAACCTCAGATTTCTCTGAAAAATATCATTACGTATTCTTTTGTAATATAATGCTATAGGTATGACACTTGCACGCACACAAAGCATAAACAGCCTGTCACTGCTGAGTCATGTTGAGACGTTGGTGTTAAAGATAAAACTAAATGCTGATATTATGGTCGTTACCTGTGAACCGGAGGATTGAGAACTATTGTCCATTGCAGCACATATGCAAACTCAAGTAGCTACAAAAATAAGTATTATAGTTAGTTACTTGTCAACCTAGGCCAGAAAGACAATTCTCAATCATAGGCCTTAGTTACTTGTCAACCTAAGCTAGAAAGACAATTCTCAATCATAGGCCCCAAAGAACAAAAGACAGGAATGTGCATCCTGGAGTTATAAAACTAGCTTACTCAAAACAAGATATTGACTAAGggcaaatttaaataaaaaatgttttatgttTCATCACAAAATTCAGGAGCTCTAGTCTCAACATGCATGAAAAATAACTCCAAGAGGACAATGCCGGACGCATAGCATATCAAGCGGCATTATTCGATCACGAGGAGACCAAATAAATTGTTTCAGAAAACCAAGTACTGGGTGAGAAAAAATAGtacaaaagtataaaaaaaatgacATCATAGTTTAAGGAGAAAGGAATGAAAAACAGGTAGACTACTGAGGAAATCTTCTTGTAAActagcacaaattgaaaattatagAAGTTCTCTCGCTGTGTGAAATAGCAGAACCACCTGACAATCGATTGAAAGCATTTCACATTTTGCTTTCCAATTTTTGCACTCGACATTTTCCAAGCAACCAAAAAAcagaaagcaagtgattgcatccaaattataaatcaataaatcaataaaaagaGAGCACTTACAGTTACAGCAGAAAAAAGAAAACGAACAGCAGGGAATGACAAGGTGGAGAAAGTGAAAAGAGAAAAGCGTTACTGATCTACCTCTCTGATTGAACCTTTGGTGCTAGGGTTTAAGTAAATTAAAAGGGATTTTGAAGAATAGGGATTGAAGTACAGCAACCTGCAGTTACAATAATTATGGTTTTCCTAAAATAACCCCATATAAGTGCCTTTTTCACAATCGCGGATGGCACTGCGACTAGTGAGGGAGGTAAATGGATAGGTATCacgaaaattaaaatattaattctgAATCtgatttatattaataacatatattaaatttaattaaaaattaatataaattatttaaatttaattattattatttaaataaaatttgaatttatttaattttatatattttaaattaataatttatataaaaaaatattttttattaataataaaaaatttaatatttttaaaaaatatttaaattttaatttttaaataacatataaaatattttataaatattattaaaatatatatatttttatattaaattaattatttatataaataaaatttgaatcaatttaaatatattataactttttaattataaactatTTCAAAgttaattataactatttaaattcaattagaaTTCAATTAGATTGCATGTTGAAAAATATCCGGTGGGTTGTCCTCTCTAACCGTGACCCAGAATTTAATGGGTGCAGAAGGACAAAAA
This genomic window contains:
- the LOC110606742 gene encoding pre-mRNA-processing protein 40A isoform X2, coding for MDNSSQSSGSQFRPVGPPHQGQPFIPVAPQQFRPVGQGIPAGQSQSLQFSQPMQQLPQWPNQPGHATPSSQGVPLPYVHPNRPLTAGPPQLQQTAPSAVPLSSPYTFTPSSFGQPQNNVSASSQFQPMPQMHAAAVPGGGQPWLAPGSNGVSVATAVQPTGQQPSVSSSSDAAVNVQQSSSDWQEHTASDGRRYYYNKRTKQSSWEKPFELMTAIERADASTVWKEFTTPEGKKYYYNKVTKQSKWSIPDELKLAREQAQQAYSQGTQSLADAASHAPAAVAVTMAETSTTATPVSSSSPGIFGVASSPLPVTPVVPVSNPAVVVSGSSALPVAQSNITNAAGAQPPVVNMTALPTGVSGSAGVTAASVNAKTASLSGLDNVSSQVAASSVDGVSMLDAEEVRKGTAVAGKSDPIPLEEKALDDEPLVFASKQEAKNAFKALLESANVQSDWTWEQTMREIINDKRYSALKTPGERKQAFNEYLGQRKKIEAEERRMRQKRARVEFTKMLEESKELTSSMKWSKAVSLFENDERFKAVEKTRDREDLFDNYIVELERKEREKAAEEHRRNVAEYKKFLESCDFIKVNSPWRKVQDRLEDDERCLRLEKLDRLLIFQDYIRDLEKEEEQQKKIQKEQLRRAERKNRDQFRKLLEDHVADGFLTAKTHWLDYCSKVKDLPQYHAVATNTSGSTPKDLFDDVAEELEKQYHDDKTRIKDALKTGKIMVSSTWTFEDFKAAISDDVSSPPISEINLKLLYDELLERAKEKEEKEAKKRQRLADDFTKLLYTYKEINASSSWDDCKHLFEESQEYRSIGEESFSREVFEEYVSHLQEKAKEKERKREEEKAKKEKEREEKEKRKEKERKEKDKEREREKGKERTKKDETDSENFDPTENYSHKEEKKREKDKERRHRRRHQSGTDDVSSDKDEKEESKKSRRHGSDRKKSRKHSRTPESDGESRHKRHKRDHRDGSRRNGGYEELEDGEVGEDGEIH
- the LOC110606742 gene encoding pre-mRNA-processing protein 40A isoform X4 produces the protein MDNSSQSSGSQFRPVGPPHQGQPFIPVAPQQFRPVGQGIPAGQSQSLQFSQPMQQLPQWPNQPGHATPSSQGVPLPYVHPNRPLTAGPPQLQQTAPSAVPLSSPYTPQNNVSASSQFQPMPQMHAAAVPGGGQPWLAPGSNGVSVATAVQPTGQQPSVSSSSDAAVNVQQSSSDWQEHTASDGRRYYYNKRTKQSSWEKPFELMTAIERADASTVWKEFTTPEGKKYYYNKVTKQSKWSIPDELKLAREQAQQAYSQGTQSLADAASHAPAAVAVTMAETSTTATPVSSSSPGIFGVASSPLPVTPVVPVSNPAVVVSGSSALPVAQSNITNAAGAQPPVVNMTALPTGVSGSAGVTAASVNAKTASLSGLDNVSSQVAASSVDGVSMLDAEEVRKGTAVAGKSDPIPLEEKALDDEPLVFASKQEAKNAFKALLESANVQSDWTWEQTMREIINDKRYSALKTPGERKQAFNEYLGQRKKIEAEERRMRQKRARVEFTKMLEESKELTSSMKWSKAVSLFENDERFKAVEKTRDREDLFDNYIVELERKEREKAAEEHRRNVAEYKKFLESCDFIKVNSPWRKVQDRLEDDERCLRLEKLDRLLIFQDYIRDLEKEEEQQKKIQKEQLRRAERKNRDQFRKLLEDHVADGFLTAKTHWLDYCSKVKDLPQYHAVATNTSGSTPKDLFDDVAEELEKQYHDDKTRIKDALKTGKIMVSSTWTFEDFKAAISDDVSSPPISEINLKLLYDELLERAKEKEEKEAKKRQRLADDFTKLLYTYKEINASSSWDDCKHLFEESQEYRSIGEESFSREVFEEYVSHLQEKAKEKERKREEEKAKKEKEREEKEKRKEKERKEKDKEREREKGKERTKKDETDSENFDPTENYSHKEEKKREKDKERRHRRRHQSGTDDVSSDKDEKEESKKSRRHGSDRKKSRKHSRTPESDGESRHKRHKRDHRDGSRRNGGYEELEDGEVGEDGEIH
- the LOC110606742 gene encoding pre-mRNA-processing protein 40A isoform X1 gives rise to the protein MDNSSQSSGSQFRPVGPPHQGQPFIPVAPQQFRPVGQGIPAGQSQSLQFSQPMQQLPQWPNQPGHATPSSQGVPLPYVHPNRPLTAGPPQLQQTAPSAVPLSSPYTFTPSSFGQPQNNVSASSQFQPMPQMHAAAVPGGGQPWLAPGSNGVSVATAVQPTGQQPSVSSSSDAFQAVNVQQSSSDWQEHTASDGRRYYYNKRTKQSSWEKPFELMTAIERADASTVWKEFTTPEGKKYYYNKVTKQSKWSIPDELKLAREQAQQAYSQGTQSLADAASHAPAAVAVTMAETSTTATPVSSSSPGIFGVASSPLPVTPVVPVSNPAVVVSGSSALPVAQSNITNAAGAQPPVVNMTALPTGVSGSAGVTAASVNAKTASLSGLDNVSSQVAASSVDGVSMLDAEEVRKGTAVAGKSDPIPLEEKALDDEPLVFASKQEAKNAFKALLESANVQSDWTWEQTMREIINDKRYSALKTPGERKQAFNEYLGQRKKIEAEERRMRQKRARVEFTKMLEESKELTSSMKWSKAVSLFENDERFKAVEKTRDREDLFDNYIVELERKEREKAAEEHRRNVAEYKKFLESCDFIKVNSPWRKVQDRLEDDERCLRLEKLDRLLIFQDYIRDLEKEEEQQKKIQKEQLRRAERKNRDQFRKLLEDHVADGFLTAKTHWLDYCSKVKDLPQYHAVATNTSGSTPKDLFDDVAEELEKQYHDDKTRIKDALKTGKIMVSSTWTFEDFKAAISDDVSSPPISEINLKLLYDELLERAKEKEEKEAKKRQRLADDFTKLLYTYKEINASSSWDDCKHLFEESQEYRSIGEESFSREVFEEYVSHLQEKAKEKERKREEEKAKKEKEREEKEKRKEKERKEKDKEREREKGKERTKKDETDSENFDPTENYSHKEEKKREKDKERRHRRRHQSGTDDVSSDKDEKEESKKSRRHGSDRKKSRKHSRTPESDGESRHKRHKRDHRDGSRRNGGYEELEDGEVGEDGEIH
- the LOC110606742 gene encoding pre-mRNA-processing protein 40A isoform X3, which codes for MDNSSQSSGSQFRPVGPPHQGQPFIPVAPQQFRPVGQGIPAGQSQSLQFSQPMQQLPQWPNQPGHATPSSQGVPLPYVHPNRPLTAGPPQLQQTAPSAVPLSSPYTPQNNVSASSQFQPMPQMHAAAVPGGGQPWLAPGSNGVSVATAVQPTGQQPSVSSSSDAFQAVNVQQSSSDWQEHTASDGRRYYYNKRTKQSSWEKPFELMTAIERADASTVWKEFTTPEGKKYYYNKVTKQSKWSIPDELKLAREQAQQAYSQGTQSLADAASHAPAAVAVTMAETSTTATPVSSSSPGIFGVASSPLPVTPVVPVSNPAVVVSGSSALPVAQSNITNAAGAQPPVVNMTALPTGVSGSAGVTAASVNAKTASLSGLDNVSSQVAASSVDGVSMLDAEEVRKGTAVAGKSDPIPLEEKALDDEPLVFASKQEAKNAFKALLESANVQSDWTWEQTMREIINDKRYSALKTPGERKQAFNEYLGQRKKIEAEERRMRQKRARVEFTKMLEESKELTSSMKWSKAVSLFENDERFKAVEKTRDREDLFDNYIVELERKEREKAAEEHRRNVAEYKKFLESCDFIKVNSPWRKVQDRLEDDERCLRLEKLDRLLIFQDYIRDLEKEEEQQKKIQKEQLRRAERKNRDQFRKLLEDHVADGFLTAKTHWLDYCSKVKDLPQYHAVATNTSGSTPKDLFDDVAEELEKQYHDDKTRIKDALKTGKIMVSSTWTFEDFKAAISDDVSSPPISEINLKLLYDELLERAKEKEEKEAKKRQRLADDFTKLLYTYKEINASSSWDDCKHLFEESQEYRSIGEESFSREVFEEYVSHLQEKAKEKERKREEEKAKKEKEREEKEKRKEKERKEKDKEREREKGKERTKKDETDSENFDPTENYSHKEEKKREKDKERRHRRRHQSGTDDVSSDKDEKEESKKSRRHGSDRKKSRKHSRTPESDGESRHKRHKRDHRDGSRRNGGYEELEDGEVGEDGEIH